The following are from one region of the Magallana gigas chromosome 6, xbMagGiga1.1, whole genome shotgun sequence genome:
- the LOC117689254 gene encoding O-methyltransferase MdmC: MARRQNYMILEPAYRRLHKLKEMATEENVSPKLRAEIDAIIDLLKVRADYCEDQSTKPSEDLLRLMEATLHHQWKDAFEQGKLSYVPTTLMMSGNLEAQFLRSLSSLGNARRVLELGLFTGCTALALAESIPEDGKVVSCELDPYIADLARSLLDKTECGKKVDIMLGDARESMRALADKKMQFDLIFIDADKENYGVYYKMIWELGLLAPKGMILVDNALFFGDPYTKEGYMGKAGEGITNFNDIVRKDGNVHKILVPIRDGLMIIRRIQDVNVHK, from the exons ATGGCGCGTAGACAGAATTACATGATTCTGGAGCCAGCTTACAGACGGCTACATAAGCTTAAGGAGATGGCAACCGAAGAGAATGTGTCACCAAAACTCAGAGCTGAGATAGACGCAATTATTGATTTGCTTAAG GTCCGAGCGGACTACTGTGAAGACCAATCAACAAAACCTAGCGAGGATCTTTTGAGACTCATGGAAGCTACGCTACATCACCAATGGAAAGATGCATTTGAACAAGGAAAGCTTAGTTATGTCCCAACTACCCTGATGATGTCAGGAAATTTAGAAG CACAGTTTCTGCGATCCTTATCAAGCCTGGGTAACGCTAGGCGTGTCCTGGAACTAGGTCTGTTCACCGGATGTACGGCTTTGGCGCTTGCGGAAAGCATACCGGAAGACGGGAAAGTGGTGTCCTGTGAACTTGACCCTTACATTGCTGATCTTGCAAGGTcacttttggataaaacagaatGTGGGAAAAAAGTTGATATCATGTTAG GTGATGCCAGGGAGTCAATGAGAGCGCTCGCCGACAAGAAGATGCAGTTCGATCTGATTTTCATAGATGCAGACAAAGAAAACTACGGTGTTTATTACAAG ATGATATGGGAACTAGGGCTTCTAGCACCCAAAGGGATGATACTGGTGGACAACGCCCTATTTTTTGGAGATCCTTACACTAAGGAAGGGTATATGGGCAAGGCAGGAGAAGGGATTACCAATTTCAACGACATTGTCAGAAAAGATGGAAATGTTCACAAG ATTTTGGTGCCAATTCGTGACGGCCTGATGATCATAAGAAGAATACAAGATGTGAATGTTCACAAATAG
- the LOC105337179 gene encoding uncharacterized protein isoform X2, whose protein sequence is MASSSVNEEEGTRLSENILKFSRDSVQFGFLRLGKYCNASDSYSFTNATCNVRCIKDEIDGVALVRNFDDVFSRGVEVLKKLKSGDGTALKQHDKNAVKILNTFLKEKELHEKSLKKVLDRNQRDGESSSPNSSREMEMTVALAEHLLGQLSPGQLYVIDSSFKSNGKCSCGEDHCKSSPKYGSNGIGHEEVWHGSVDIILGSNEGITPETSISSTVELVVTTEDEDGYESDEDQYTTPIKKIKDDTHLEDSDVSPGGRMKQTAIRAVNQSVAETIVFAMIQEACYPNFQNHLIPNIVIDSQSGHFRILMYDAKNDVFLCSVLVPIFNGSHLHMTSVIILWMVLHYRIFCSGIQDDPNKLRQVKCQFKEKVAEKWEIYSRSLKFCGQS, encoded by the exons ATGGCATCGTCTTCAGTGAACGAAGAAGAGGGGACACGTCTctctgaaaatattttgaagttCTCAAGAGACTCCGTTCAATTTGGTTTTTTGAGACttggaaaatattgtaatgCTAGTGACAGTTATTCGTTTACGAATGCAACGTGCAACGTTCGTTGTATAAAGGACGAAATAGACGGTGTTGCGTTAGTTAGAAACTTTGACGACGTGTTCAGTCGTGGAGTAGAAGTATTGAAGAAACTAAAGAGTGGGGATGGGACTGCCTTGAAACAACACGACAAAAATGctgttaaaattttgaataccTTTCTAAAAGAAAAAG aaTTACATGAAAAAAGCCTAAAAAAAGTTTTGGATCGGAATCAGAGAGATGGAGAGAGTTCCAGTCCAAATAGTAGCAGAGAAATGGAGATGACAGTTGCACTTGCAGAACATTTGCTAGGACAACTCTCACCAGGGCAGTTGTATGTTATTGACTCAAGTTTTAAAAGCAACGGAAAATGTAGCTGTGGTGAGGATCATTGCAAATCAAGTCCAAAGTATGGAAGCAATGGTAtag GTCATGAAGAAGTTTGGCATGGTTCTGTTGATATCATTTTGGGGTCTAATGAGGGCATCACTCCAGAGACCAGTATATCATCAACAGTTGAATTAGTTGTAACCACTGAAGATGAAGATGGATATGAATCTGATGAAGACCAATATACAACACCAATTAAGAAGATAAAAGATG acaCCCATTTGGAAGATTCTGATGTATCACCTGGCGGAAGAATGAAGCAGACAGCTATAAGAGCGGTGAACCAATCTGTGGCAGAAACAATTGTCTTTGCAATGATTCAAGAAGCGTGTTATCCAAATTTTCAGAATCACTTAATACCCAATATTGTGATTGACTCTCAAAGTGGCCATTTTAGAATTTTGATGTATGACgcaaaaaatgatgtttttctCTGTAGTGTTCTGGTGCCAATCTTTAATGGCAGCCATCTGCACATGACATCTGTGATCATTCTTTGGATGGTCCTCCATTATAGGATATTTTGTTCAGGAATTCAGGATGACCCAAATAAGCTTAGGCAAGTTAAATGCCAATTCAAAGAAAAGGTTGCAGAAAAATGGGAGATCTATTCAAGGTCATTGAAGTTCTGT GGGCAGTCCTAA
- the LOC105337179 gene encoding uncharacterized protein isoform X1: protein MASSSVNEEEGTRLSENILKFSRDSVQFGFLRLGKYCNASDSYSFTNATCNVRCIKDEIDGVALVRNFDDVFSRGVEVLKKLKSGDGTALKQHDKNAVKILNTFLKEKELHEKSLKKVLDRNQRDGESSSPNSSREMEMTVALAEHLLGQLSPGQLYVIDSSFKSNGKCSCGEDHCKSSPKYGSNGIGHEEVWHGSVDIILGSNEGITPETSISSTVELVVTTEDEDGYESDEDQYTTPIKKIKDDTHLEDSDVSPGGRMKQTAIRAVNQSVAETIVFAMIQEACYPNFQNHLIPNIVIDSQSGHFRILMYDAKNDVFLCSVLVPIFNGSHLHMTSVIILWMVLHYRIFCSGIQDDPNKLRQVKCQFKEKVAEKWEIYSRSLKFCVSRFPPVKKDSDFFPTNEMLYFGYKF, encoded by the exons ATGGCATCGTCTTCAGTGAACGAAGAAGAGGGGACACGTCTctctgaaaatattttgaagttCTCAAGAGACTCCGTTCAATTTGGTTTTTTGAGACttggaaaatattgtaatgCTAGTGACAGTTATTCGTTTACGAATGCAACGTGCAACGTTCGTTGTATAAAGGACGAAATAGACGGTGTTGCGTTAGTTAGAAACTTTGACGACGTGTTCAGTCGTGGAGTAGAAGTATTGAAGAAACTAAAGAGTGGGGATGGGACTGCCTTGAAACAACACGACAAAAATGctgttaaaattttgaataccTTTCTAAAAGAAAAAG aaTTACATGAAAAAAGCCTAAAAAAAGTTTTGGATCGGAATCAGAGAGATGGAGAGAGTTCCAGTCCAAATAGTAGCAGAGAAATGGAGATGACAGTTGCACTTGCAGAACATTTGCTAGGACAACTCTCACCAGGGCAGTTGTATGTTATTGACTCAAGTTTTAAAAGCAACGGAAAATGTAGCTGTGGTGAGGATCATTGCAAATCAAGTCCAAAGTATGGAAGCAATGGTAtag GTCATGAAGAAGTTTGGCATGGTTCTGTTGATATCATTTTGGGGTCTAATGAGGGCATCACTCCAGAGACCAGTATATCATCAACAGTTGAATTAGTTGTAACCACTGAAGATGAAGATGGATATGAATCTGATGAAGACCAATATACAACACCAATTAAGAAGATAAAAGATG acaCCCATTTGGAAGATTCTGATGTATCACCTGGCGGAAGAATGAAGCAGACAGCTATAAGAGCGGTGAACCAATCTGTGGCAGAAACAATTGTCTTTGCAATGATTCAAGAAGCGTGTTATCCAAATTTTCAGAATCACTTAATACCCAATATTGTGATTGACTCTCAAAGTGGCCATTTTAGAATTTTGATGTATGACgcaaaaaatgatgtttttctCTGTAGTGTTCTGGTGCCAATCTTTAATGGCAGCCATCTGCACATGACATCTGTGATCATTCTTTGGATGGTCCTCCATTATAGGATATTTTGTTCAGGAATTCAGGATGACCCAAATAAGCTTAGGCAAGTTAAATGCCAATTCAAAGAAAAGGTTGCAGAAAAATGGGAGATCTATTCAAGGTCATTGAAGTTCTGTGTGAGTAGATTTCCACCAGTGAAAAAAGATTCAGATTTCTTTCCTACAAATGAGATGTTATATTTTGGCTATAAGTTTTAA
- the LOC105337181 gene encoding uncharacterized protein, with protein METKHLIYFLPGPIFMLIGLVINMVSFSTAHWSKDKVCNVGLWKMCLGLSPLDTDRNCFHFSGRSHLPLMTFACSSLFTVGLSLLILAVAWSILSLFQSKKKARLWTQKAGTMCLISVVFNLFALCLYAGSFDSISYDMIPKWSALYDMELSWSFTIGCVGTCLSLIGSTTSIYMALKYGTNLHLTTNVSRVPSLHIHPPPSSRLSSPPRFASPRVSSPLPFSTKKYSSQGTYPKRNITPVHIS; from the exons ATGGAAACTAAACACTTGATTTATTTTCTTCCGGGGCCGATATTCATGTTGATTGGGTTAGTAATAAACATGGTCAGTTTCAGCACCGCTCATTGGTCGAAGGATAAGGTGTGCAATGTAGGCCTGTGGAAAATGTGTCTGGGCCTCAGTCCTTTGGACACCGATAGGAACTGTTTCCACTTCAGCGGGCGCAGTCATTTGCCGT tAATGACGTTTGCCTGTAGCTCTCTGTTCACCGTGGGGTTATCCTTACTTATCCTTGCCGTGGCCTGGTCCATTCTCTCGCTATTCCAGAGTAAAAAGAAAGCACGTCTCTGGACCCAGAAAGCAGGAACCATGTGCTTGATATCTG tTGTGTTCAATCTGTTTGCACTTTGCCTGTACGCAGGATCGTTTGACTCGATATCGTACGACATGATTCCAAAGTGGTCCGCCTTGTACGACATGGAGCTATCGTGGTCTTTTACCATTGGTTGCGTCGGGACTTGTCTTTCATTGATTGGGTCAACAACATCCATTTACATGGCTCTGAAATATGGAACCAATTTACACCTTACGACAAACGTTTCCCGTGTTCCTTCGTTGCATATTCATCCTCCGCCAAGTAGTCGGTTATCTTCGCCACCGAGGTTCGCATCACCTCGGGTTTCTTCGCCACTTCCGTTCAGCACCAAAAAATATTCATCTCAAGGGACTTACCCAAAACGGAATATAACACCTGTGCATATTTCATGA